From the genome of Virgibacillus siamensis, one region includes:
- a CDS encoding arylsulfatase, whose product MTPNKKVDKPNIILILADDLGFSDLGCYGSEIKTPNLDKLGTEGLRFTQFYNSARCCPSRASLLTGVYPHQAGVGEMTEDKEHPGYRGYLKDECVTLAEVLGNGGYHTYLAGKWHVGKRGPIERGFDDFYGMLGGFGSFWDEKNYVCLPKHRPKRSYADGEFYATDAITDHALDFIEESRGDDNPYFLYLSYNAPHFPLQAPKEEIAKYEKYYERGWDQIREERLARMKELQLADEQMPLSPRAEYWDRDRDIQGTNPAWETIDPDRQKDLVRRMAIYAAMVDRMDQNIGRVIENLRERDELDNTLILFCSDNGACAEWDPWGFDDWITTSNFLHRKGDLDRMGGPDSYHSYGSGWANACSTPLRMYKHYGHEGGISTPLIVHWPEKVQRKGEIDHRPGHFIDFMATFVDVAGVSYPEEFQGNSILPMEGKSMRSAFQGEPPQSRTLCFEHEGHCAIRQEKWKLVKIKERDWELYNIDTDRAEMFNIAADYPELVDELRNDWEEWAKRTNVE is encoded by the coding sequence TTGACACCTAATAAAAAAGTTGACAAGCCGAATATTATTTTGATTTTAGCAGATGATCTTGGATTTTCTGACCTTGGTTGTTATGGAAGTGAAATTAAGACACCGAATCTTGACAAGCTCGGAACAGAAGGGCTGCGGTTTACGCAATTTTATAATTCGGCACGTTGCTGCCCGAGCCGTGCTTCCCTATTGACGGGTGTTTATCCGCATCAAGCCGGTGTCGGGGAAATGACGGAAGATAAGGAGCATCCCGGTTATCGCGGTTATTTGAAAGATGAATGCGTCACATTGGCGGAAGTTCTGGGCAATGGGGGATACCATACGTATTTAGCAGGCAAGTGGCACGTAGGAAAACGTGGCCCGATTGAACGCGGATTTGATGATTTTTACGGAATGCTCGGCGGATTTGGGAGCTTTTGGGATGAAAAAAATTATGTTTGTTTGCCGAAACATCGTCCTAAAAGAAGCTATGCAGATGGCGAATTTTACGCAACGGATGCAATTACAGACCATGCGTTAGACTTTATTGAGGAATCACGCGGCGATGACAACCCATATTTCCTGTATCTTTCGTATAATGCACCGCATTTTCCGCTGCAGGCGCCGAAAGAGGAGATTGCCAAATATGAAAAGTACTATGAAAGAGGGTGGGATCAAATTCGCGAAGAGCGCTTAGCCCGAATGAAGGAACTGCAGTTGGCGGACGAACAGATGCCGCTTTCTCCGCGGGCAGAATACTGGGATCGCGATCGCGACATTCAGGGGACGAATCCCGCATGGGAAACCATCGACCCTGATCGTCAAAAGGATTTGGTGCGGCGGATGGCGATTTATGCGGCGATGGTGGACCGGATGGACCAAAACATCGGCCGTGTAATTGAAAATCTTCGGGAGCGTGATGAACTGGATAATACCCTTATTCTGTTTTGTTCTGATAACGGTGCCTGTGCGGAATGGGACCCGTGGGGATTTGATGACTGGATTACGACCTCGAATTTTCTGCATCGCAAGGGAGACCTTGATCGGATGGGTGGACCGGATTCTTACCATAGTTACGGATCGGGATGGGCGAATGCCTGCAGCACCCCGCTCCGAATGTATAAGCACTACGGCCATGAAGGGGGAATCAGTACTCCCCTGATTGTACACTGGCCGGAAAAGGTGCAAAGAAAAGGAGAGATTGATCATCGTCCCGGGCACTTTATTGATTTTATGGCGACCTTCGTCGATGTAGCCGGTGTTTCCTACCCGGAGGAATTTCAAGGAAATAGTATTCTCCCTATGGAAGGAAAAAGTATGCGAAGCGCATTCCAAGGTGAACCACCGCAATCACGCACATTATGCTTCGAACACGAAGGACATTGCGCCATACGGCAAGAAAAATGGAAACTCGTTAAAATAAAAGAAAGGGATTGGGAACTTTACAACATTGACACCGACCGGGCAGAGATGTTCAACATTGCCGCTGACTATCCCGAATTAGTTGATGAATTAAGGAATGACTGGGAGGAATGGGCAAAGCGGACGAATGTGGAGTAG
- a CDS encoding family 43 glycosylhydrolase, which translates to MNYFLKRLCFVFIVAACTLGFSSVAFAYENPIILPNEWKWDTGVYYGSGDPYILKHNGVYYLYVSTVDDKSGIKVWSSNNLVNWTYEGLCATDSVTKAAYAPEVVYWNGYFYMYTSPGGNGHYVLRSDSPTGPFKVKTGNLGHTIDGHVFIDDDGQWYFYNASDSGIVSHPMTDPYTIGKGTTTGSYMGGWTEGATLLKRNGLYYMTYTGNHVWNRGYRVNYSTSGSPITNFVPSSENPALINTEGPVHGTGHNSMIIGPDLDTYYMVYHSQADPGRHFNLDKVVWNGKQMDVLGPTSSEQPDPDMPTFRDDFSDPYKNKWSGIKISNLTSTKKHNRNPHNRWEGMVSKSTTENNFSAEFNLLQLTTDQKGHPPDKVRNPGYGVVFAYQDNENYGVALINKNDHRLQTQFVVNGEKQGWEHSPLPDDYDYNVLHNIRVKKDANQFKVFIDGMLKQTRNADLDGGKIGYMDRNTNASFGYIAFSNKVNGSGAWDTPKPVPGEIDAVHYMSGGEGVGYHDKSNDNIGGMYRHGAVDIRLNHEGGYNVGWNQTGEWLKYKVNVAETGTYDVDLRVATTFNDAKIRIWSGTQDLTGVVDVPNTGGWNDWETFTIKNLPLEAGVQELKVEIVEGEYDFKSMAFKKGSPVPAITHDFNDGNDDGWKRYEGDISVENGKYIIGGNYAKALTGKDSWSDYTIETDVVMKDSDGKSGILVRSTNPADGSHLGNFKHFNQGYFAYITTNGVYLGKENYGWTYLTGVATSEALKLNKKYHLKVVVNGTNIKVYLDDMDRPLIDYDDNSSIPFTHGKAGVRTSNGTAVFDNFEIYSH; encoded by the coding sequence ATGAATTATTTTCTGAAAAGATTGTGTTTCGTGTTCATTGTAGCTGCATGTACGCTCGGTTTTTCATCGGTGGCATTTGCCTACGAAAATCCAATCATTCTGCCAAATGAATGGAAATGGGACACCGGCGTTTATTACGGTTCTGGTGATCCATATATCTTAAAACATAATGGTGTTTATTATTTGTATGTCAGTACAGTGGATGACAAGAGCGGTATTAAAGTATGGAGTTCGAACAATCTGGTGAATTGGACTTACGAAGGGTTGTGTGCCACTGATTCCGTTACAAAAGCTGCATACGCACCTGAAGTTGTTTATTGGAATGGCTACTTTTACATGTATACGTCACCAGGAGGAAACGGCCATTATGTACTAAGAAGCGATAGCCCAACCGGCCCGTTTAAGGTAAAGACGGGAAATCTTGGTCATACGATTGACGGACATGTATTTATTGATGATGATGGCCAGTGGTATTTTTACAATGCAAGTGACAGTGGTATTGTTTCCCATCCAATGACAGACCCGTATACGATCGGGAAGGGGACAACTACTGGAAGTTATATGGGCGGCTGGACCGAGGGGGCTACATTACTCAAGCGGAACGGGTTGTACTATATGACCTATACCGGCAATCACGTCTGGAACAGGGGATACAGGGTGAATTATTCAACAAGCGGAAGTCCGATTACAAATTTTGTTCCATCCTCTGAAAATCCGGCGTTGATTAATACGGAAGGACCGGTTCATGGGACAGGACATAACAGTATGATTATCGGTCCCGATCTTGACACGTACTATATGGTTTATCACAGCCAGGCAGATCCCGGAAGACACTTTAACCTGGACAAGGTGGTCTGGAACGGTAAACAAATGGACGTGCTCGGCCCGACATCCAGCGAACAGCCGGATCCGGACATGCCGACGTTCCGTGATGACTTTTCTGACCCGTACAAGAATAAATGGTCCGGTATCAAGATCTCTAACCTGACATCAACAAAAAAACACAACCGTAATCCGCATAATCGATGGGAGGGCATGGTATCGAAAAGTACAACAGAGAACAACTTCAGTGCGGAATTTAATTTATTGCAGCTAACCACTGATCAAAAAGGACATCCGCCTGATAAAGTACGAAATCCTGGTTATGGTGTTGTTTTTGCATATCAGGATAACGAGAATTACGGAGTTGCTCTAATCAACAAGAATGATCATCGTTTGCAAACGCAATTTGTTGTTAACGGTGAAAAACAAGGGTGGGAGCATTCTCCTTTGCCTGATGATTATGATTACAATGTGCTTCACAATATCCGGGTCAAAAAAGACGCCAATCAATTTAAAGTTTTTATTGACGGCATGTTAAAACAAACCCGGAACGCGGACCTGGACGGCGGCAAAATCGGTTATATGGACAGGAATACCAATGCATCGTTTGGATATATCGCATTTAGTAATAAAGTCAATGGCAGCGGTGCCTGGGACACACCGAAACCTGTTCCGGGTGAAATAGATGCAGTCCATTACATGTCGGGCGGTGAAGGAGTCGGCTATCATGATAAGAGCAATGACAATATTGGTGGAATGTACCGTCATGGTGCTGTTGATATTCGCTTGAACCATGAAGGTGGTTACAACGTCGGGTGGAATCAAACGGGCGAATGGTTGAAATACAAGGTTAACGTAGCAGAAACCGGAACATATGATGTTGATCTGCGGGTGGCGACGACATTTAACGATGCCAAAATACGAATTTGGAGCGGCACACAGGATTTAACAGGCGTTGTGGATGTCCCAAACACAGGGGGCTGGAATGATTGGGAAACCTTCACCATTAAAAACCTTCCACTTGAGGCGGGGGTACAGGAGCTTAAAGTTGAAATTGTGGAAGGCGAATATGATTTTAAATCGATGGCATTTAAAAAGGGTTCCCCTGTGCCGGCGATTACGCACGATTTTAACGATGGTAATGATGATGGCTGGAAGCGATACGAAGGAGATATATCTGTTGAGAATGGGAAATACATTATTGGCGGCAACTATGCCAAGGCTTTGACCGGTAAAGACAGCTGGTCTGATTATACGATTGAGACCGATGTTGTTATGAAAGATTCCGATGGTAAGAGCGGCATACTTGTCCGGTCGACGAATCCGGCGGACGGAAGTCATCTCGGTAATTTTAAACATTTTAATCAGGGATATTTCGCCTACATCACAACAAACGGTGTATATCTTGGTAAAGAAAATTATGGTTGGACATACCTTACAGGAGTTGCTACCAGTGAAGCCCTTAAGTTAAACAAGAAATACCATTTGAAAGTGGTTGTAAACGGTACGAATATTAAGGTGTACTTGGATGATATGGATCGTCCGTTAATTGATTATGATGACAATAGCTCCATTCCGTTTACACATGGGAAAGCAGGGGTCCGCACAAGTAACGGTACAGCCGTTTTTGATAACTTTGAGATTTATTCTCATTAG
- a CDS encoding YesL family protein gives MEFGGVMSRVNIACDWVMKLAIANLLWLGFTLLGLVVLGAAPATAALFSIVRKWIMGEKDIPIFKTFWQHYRKDFIQSNMLGLLFFVIGFVLYVDFRFVLNYEGMWSIVLLIMVAAVCAAYLLTAVYLFPVYVHFESPGLKGCIKNAFLIGISQLPSTLLMIGGIFLSFLLFKFLPGSLLFYSASLISFFLYHSAHRVFLKIDRAKNVEEIEA, from the coding sequence ATGGAGTTTGGTGGAGTGATGTCGCGTGTAAATATTGCCTGTGACTGGGTGATGAAACTTGCAATAGCCAATTTGTTATGGCTTGGTTTTACATTGCTCGGGCTTGTTGTTCTGGGGGCAGCCCCGGCGACGGCAGCGCTTTTTTCTATCGTTAGAAAATGGATAATGGGTGAGAAGGATATTCCGATTTTTAAAACATTCTGGCAGCATTACCGGAAAGATTTTATTCAATCGAATATGCTTGGTCTGCTTTTCTTCGTGATTGGATTTGTTTTATACGTTGACTTTCGGTTCGTACTAAACTATGAAGGCATGTGGAGTATCGTCCTGCTAATCATGGTGGCAGCGGTATGTGCAGCCTATTTATTAACGGCTGTCTACCTCTTCCCGGTCTATGTCCATTTTGAATCACCCGGTTTGAAAGGTTGTATCAAAAATGCGTTTTTGATCGGGATTTCCCAATTACCGTCCACCCTTTTGATGATTGGCGGTATCTTCCTTTCATTTCTGCTATTTAAGTTTTTGCCGGGGAGTTTGTTGTTTTACAGTGCCAGTTTGATCAGTTTTTTCCTTTACCACAGTGCACATCGGGTATTTTTGAAGATAGACCGTGCAAAGAACGTTGAAGAAATAGAAGCTTGA
- a CDS encoding MFS transporter, giving the protein MSESNKKIHYAWWVLLGVCIFVGLGKGALNNVASLFLTPITEDLGVGMGELTLYFSVSAVITMVFLPIGGKLMAKFNTRLVLIVAVILQAGAFALFGVMQSVWGWYLMAIPLAVGGVFITVIAGPVLINQWFKKKNGLALGILSAAGGAVGAIAQPVVGGLIAGQGWRTSYFIVGLAVMIIAVPIIFLIVRQSPEEMGLQPYGMEETEQGGNDKHESGEQGVTMAAAKKSSAFYLLVVFFFFVTSIASFSMHIPTYLINKGFDVTFAGNVMGLFMTGVLVGSLVIGMMIDKIGSRNTALFTMVIGILAICMLLFLTYGFFSIGLAVGLLGVVSASIGTLGPALTTALFGNKEYSQIYSTASLGLAISSIVALPAYGFIYDFTGSYTTALYAILIMFICNIACVIAAFKGKNKLQQKGFWTSNEV; this is encoded by the coding sequence ATGAGTGAAAGTAATAAGAAAATCCATTATGCATGGTGGGTTTTATTAGGTGTTTGTATTTTTGTCGGCTTAGGGAAAGGAGCTTTAAACAATGTTGCCAGTCTATTCCTGACTCCCATAACGGAAGATCTTGGGGTCGGAATGGGGGAATTAACCTTATATTTTAGTGTATCTGCAGTGATTACCATGGTATTTCTGCCAATTGGCGGTAAACTGATGGCGAAATTTAATACACGTCTCGTTCTGATTGTGGCAGTTATTCTCCAGGCAGGTGCTTTTGCCTTGTTTGGTGTTATGCAATCTGTGTGGGGATGGTATTTAATGGCCATTCCGCTTGCAGTGGGTGGCGTGTTTATCACAGTTATTGCGGGACCGGTTCTTATTAACCAGTGGTTTAAAAAGAAAAACGGACTTGCGCTCGGGATTTTGAGTGCTGCCGGTGGGGCGGTTGGTGCAATCGCCCAGCCGGTTGTCGGGGGGTTAATTGCTGGTCAAGGATGGCGAACCTCATATTTTATTGTCGGGCTTGCAGTTATGATTATTGCAGTGCCAATCATATTCCTTATCGTCAGACAGTCACCAGAGGAAATGGGATTGCAGCCTTATGGAATGGAAGAAACCGAACAAGGCGGCAATGATAAGCACGAATCCGGTGAGCAGGGTGTAACGATGGCAGCAGCGAAGAAATCTTCGGCCTTTTACTTGTTAGTGGTCTTTTTCTTCTTTGTTACATCGATTGCAAGTTTTTCCATGCATATCCCAACATATCTGATCAATAAAGGGTTTGACGTTACATTTGCCGGCAATGTTATGGGTCTGTTTATGACTGGTGTACTTGTTGGATCACTGGTTATTGGTATGATGATTGACAAAATCGGATCCAGGAATACGGCACTATTTACGATGGTTATCGGAATACTGGCAATCTGTATGTTACTGTTTTTGACCTATGGATTTTTCTCCATTGGGTTGGCGGTAGGCTTGTTAGGTGTTGTATCAGCTTCCATCGGGACACTGGGACCAGCGCTCACGACAGCATTGTTTGGAAATAAAGAGTACAGCCAAATATATTCGACTGCTTCCTTGGGGCTGGCGATTTCCTCGATTGTCGCGCTGCCTGCGTATGGTTTTATTTATGACTTTACCGGAAGTTATACGACGGCTTTATATGCCATTCTTATTATGTTCATTTGTAATATTGCATGTGTGATTGCTGCGTTTAAAGGCAAAAACAAGTTGCAGCAAAAAGGGTTTTGGACAAGCAATGAAGTGTAA